The Lolium rigidum isolate FL_2022 chromosome 1, APGP_CSIRO_Lrig_0.1, whole genome shotgun sequence region atgcccttccacctcgtcccgaGGGCCATAAGTGTACCAAAGCCGATCTTGCCCGGGAGACATCGGCCCTTGTAGAAGATCGTGGCCATTCTCAAGTCGCCCATGCAAGAAGGGACAAGAAGATGCGCCTCGAAAAAGAGGCCTCTACTGCCATATACCTCAATCTCACCAAAGAGTCCATTAAGGTCCAAATGATGGACTTCGAGGCCAAAAAGATGGACGCTGAGGCTAGAAGGCTCGATGCCAAGGTGAAGATTCAGAcagaggacacaaggatcatgatGACCAACTTTGCCACCATGGATGATGACATCAAGGCTTGGTATCTGAAGAagcgcgccgaaatccgcacgcgtGACACCTGATCTGCACTGCCCATATCAAGCACCATAGCCTCCTTGTGGACTATTTTTTGCTGATCATGGTCATATTGTTCCCCTTTTGGACTACATTTTGTACCGTACCATGTGCACAATATGATGAACTTATATTTGAGACCTAATTTGAGCCAATGTGATGATTATATTTTGATCaaatttacttttttttgttttttgagagATTTTAAAAAATAGCCCGGACGGACAAAATCATCGGCCCGCTGAATACCGTGAACAACCTTTAACCATTTCCGTGTCCGTataccgacgcaaacggatgatAAGTGAAATGTGTAgaacccattggagatgccctgacgaaGTGAACGCAAGTCGGAGGTATCCCAAGCCCACACACAACCGAAAGCCGTCATAAATGCAACCCGCCGCACAGACGCAGAGGCAGAAGAGGAAAAACAAACAGTCCAACCCGCAAGCTGACACGCCACCCTCCGCTGGCTGCTGACGTGCTGTGCTGTGCGCACGGCCGCGCCCGCCCGACGAGAAAAGCTTGCGATGCCGGGAAAGAAAAATTGGCCAAAAAAGAAGGAAACCCAAAGCGGGCGAGCAGCGGGCGGGCGCAAGCAAGCGAGGCCACCACCAGCGCGCTTCCCAGCAGCAGCTCGGCATGGGCGCAACACTAAAAAGAAGGGAAGCTACCTCCCCCCaaactctccctctctctctcctccgctCCCCCTCTGTAGCATCTCTTCTCCCCTCTTCCGTGCGGAGAACAGTGGCATCGCGCTGCGCCTGGCGAACCGCGGGCGGCAGTGTGTGCTTGATTCATGGAGGAGCAGGACGGCGGGTTCGGAATCGGCGGTGCtggcgggagcgggagcggggcggtgcgggagctggtgctgatgcagcaggagcggaggcggcggcgggaggaggaggaggaggaggtgcggcGCCAGATGTTCGGCCGCGCCGCGTTCCAGGCGGCGGCTGCCATGGGCCAGCATCAGCAGCAGCACCCCCACCAGCAGGCCGTGGAGTATGCAGAgctggcggccggcggcgggttcTACGAGAGCGAGGCGGGCGGGTCGTCGGAGCCCGAGCCGCACGGCTCCGAGGACCGCCCGCGCGGGGTCTCCGGCGGCAAGCGCACCCGCGCCGCCGAGGTGCACAACCTCTCCGAGAAGGTGCTGGACTTGGCCGCTCGTGAAACCGTTCTTTCCTTCGCCCTGCTCCGCTTTTCTTGCTCATTTCCAGATGCTAAAGGTCTCTTCTTTGGTTcggcgcagaggaggaggagcaagatCAACGAGAAGATGAAGGCGTTGCAGAGCCTCATACCAAATTCCAACAAGGTCAGCAGGACAAAACCAACAAAGCCCTTGACTTTTATTTCCTTGCCCCTGAATTCGGGGATGCTCAGCTCGGGTTTGTGATGGAAATTAACGGCTTACTATTTGCGTGGTTTGCAGACTGACAAGGCGTCCATGCTCGACGAGGCCATCGAGTATCTCAAGCAGCTGCAGCTCCAAGTGCAGGTCAGCAGACGCATTTATTTGGATGATATAGTAGATGTTAGCATGCTAATGCAATAGAGTGCTGCTATACACACGACAAATTCTATCCGATTTGTGTACGATCAAATTTACCACACGCGGGCAACGAGCGGTTTGGCTTTGGTCCGTGACTTGGGATCGGGAAGGGATGACCTGGTCCACTAACTGAACATATCTCAAATTGCTGTAGGCTTTCCGAAAATAGCTAGTGAAAAGTAGGTGTAGGGTTTATTTAAAATTAGAAAAAATGTTATATTTAAAAGTACTTAAAAACATGAAATAAATATTTACATGTACATATTATCTTGATACTTTCACGTGCCAATTCCCAAGAAAACATATGATCGTATCTGACTTATATAAAATTAAAAATATGCAAATGACACTATAAGGATTGAATTTGTACTATTTAAAGAaatacaaatttcaaatttttatttttgtgttagCTACATATAATCGTATTTTTACTTGAGAActgtggccacgcggcgtccaccatctcccttaaaaccccaccgTCGCGCATTTCTTTTTTCCCCgccttccaaccctagccgccgccgtccaaCTGCCGCGCGAACCTCCCACGCACCCACCGACGATGAGCACACCGTCGAGCTCGCGCGGCCGCTTCAACACCGTCGGCCGCCatgcctggtggtacggccgcgacGTCGATTACCACGCTGCGCCAGTACGGCTTGCGCCAGCGCGTCCGCGGGGACATGCCATGCGACCCGCTGTACTTCCCGCAGGCGGCGTgcatggcgccggcggcgccgactctgcagagggcgccggaaaggaccgcggcgtccggaagcTCGCGCACCGGATCGTCGTCAGCCGTCGCccgcacgcgctcggccgcgcccgcgcctccttccggaggcgtcgtcatccgaCACGAGGCAAGGTGCGCAACCTCTGCTCCGGCCCATCGGACAACGGGGtcgggccgccaccgccgcgtcaaggaggaggacgccgcggcctcgccaccgcttccaccgtggaagaagaagcaatggtgggagatggaggcggaggcggccctccgtggcgacgACGATCCGGAGGAGTTCCCCGGCCAGAACTTCATCGTCGGCCActccgtcgacgaggactacCGGCAGATCGTGAtggacccgcggcaggcggcggtatggtccgccagggaccacggcaCCAACTTCGTCGACCTCACCGGACCATCGGAGTTGCAGGCGCCAAAGGAGGATGAGGCCGACGAGGACAACAGCTGGTCCTTCGGGCCATCCAGCTACGACAGCGACGACCTGGACTTCAGCCCCTTCGACTCACGGTGCCGCTAgatgttttttttagtttttttagtttaaattcgcgttacttttgtataaatttcgttcaaatttcgtatgaatatcgttttaaaaatatgattttaacTTTCGAATCCTAACGGAATAGAGAATGCTCTGCTGGCACCCCCATACGGCAGTGCCGACGTCCCTGCCGGcgcccgccggtggagatgctcttactaggcTCGGCAGTACTGCGGTTTGGGGCTGGACTTGTGCATTGTGAAGAGAAGTAATTAGCATAGGAGAAAGCAGTATCGTACACAGATCGGACACGAATTGTCGTGTGTGAAGCATTTTCGAATGCAATAACTTTTGACTGATCCAAACTGCAAACCGCCAACATCAACATCAGAGTTACAGTGATAGTATCTGGCTGGCCCTATTGATTATTAACCCAATCGATAGTGAAGTTCTAATGCTGGGAGATTCTCTTTTCACATAGCACACCAGTGCCAACTACTATATGTTGACGTTGAGTGTGTATAGCCAGATCAACTTTTTATGACATATATATAGAGCTTGTTGGTTTCCTTGGACTAATTGTCATATTTCCCGGCATGCCATTTTACACTGCTGAACAAAATCTTGTTATGTTAGGGCTAGTTTTGCTGTGCGAATGCACTTTGACAAATCCTGTGCCAATTGATATGTATGCCAGCTAGCTATATTCAGTTGGTAGCTGCAATAGTTCAACTGCACGTAAAGACTTTAATTCTGAGATTGCAATTACTAATATGGAATTTTTGCTCTCATATCTTATTGCAGATGTTGTCTATGAGAAATGGCGTTTACTTGAACCCATCATATTTATCTGGATCACTTGAGCCTGTTCAAGCCTCGCAGATGTTTGCAGCCCTCGGTGTTGGTGGAAGAAATGTGGCAGCGCCGAATTCTGTAAACCAAAGTTCAGGAGCTCATCATTCATTCGACCCAATGAACCCCCCACCTCAAAGTCAACCACAACCTGTTGCTTTGCCAAGTTGTCCTAACACAACTATTCCCGAGCCTTCGTTTCACTTGGGGGCATCACAGTCCCACCTTCGATCATTTCAGTTGCCTGAATCCTCTGAGGTAATAGAGGAAAACAGACTAGTACACTACTTTCGGTAAATATGAGATTTCAGTTTCAGGGGGCATTTTTCTTAAAACATGCATTCTTCTGTTTTAAAGATGATGTTTCGTGGGGAGATAATGCCGAAGCATCACCTAACACCAGCTCAGGAAAGAGCTAATCCACCAGGTTTGTGAGAATTTATGTAACTAGCTATTGTTGCCAGCATCTTCATTTGTCTTGTGGACAGCAAATCTTTCCATTTTTGATGCatacctcttcatccccttgaaGGGAATAAGTTGAACTGACTAGGGAAAAAATCACCCATGTCGAGCACACATTTGGATGGATACTCAGATAGCAAATACTCCTTCTTTTAGGTTAAGGGTGCATTTGATATTGTGGTAGATGATGTGGTAATCCAACTGTTCTGACCaggtttttacttattttttccaTTTGGCTAACcagatttttctttcttttgtggctATTTTCTCACAATAGATTGTAAAATAAGTTGAGTACAACACAATTCAGCAACCGCAAACTAGCTTAAGGAGTTGGATTGTGATTCAAGCTGATGCTAGAGAAAAAAAAGTCTTTGTTTGAACATGTTATCTACGATGTGCTTAAAACATGGACATCACAATGTGAAAAATCCTTGATACTTCAAGTTTTAACTATTGAGTATTGACTTCCTGTAAATGAAAATACTGCAGTCGGTTATGAAATAGAGATGTGGTCTAGGAATACAATAGATTGACTAAAAAGATTTTGGCCTAATTTAATCGGTTCTATGACTTCAGTCATAGGCTCATAGCATTAATGAGCATATTCCTTCAGGCAGGTGAGCTAACCAACCTAGCCCAATATGTTACTAGTGCTTCATAACATCATCAACTGCTCTTCCCATGCTAGTGGCTGCTAGAATTGCTAAGTTAAATTGAAGAAGTAATCAACTATGTAACTCACTTTCAATAATAAAGAAAGCCGTGTAGGCTGGGGCATAGCCTCCTTTTCGGAAAAAACTCACTTTCTGACCTACATCCAActtttatattattttttaaTGCAGACTTTCTTTTTGTCTCCGTTCTCATGTATCTTAAAAAGTATATCGACAAATACTAACCACAGTTTGTTTTTGACAGCTTAGGAAGTGGTTACTAGTAACACTGAAGTGGGTAGCGAAGGCAGGATGACATGACCTAGTTCAGTAATCTAACCGCCAAGTCCGACAGTCAAGCTTTGCGAATCGTTGACCTCCATCACTGCTATAGTACTGTTATTCTTGAAGCGGCCTGAGCGCTTCACCTAGTAGCTAGAGAGAAGAACCGTGTAATATTGCCATCAGATGCTCCTTTCCAGTCCATTTGGAGGCTAGCAGGTAATGAGACTAGTCTGCCATGGAATGTTTTCTGAAGCAGCACTGGCTACCATGCTGCATGTAAGCAACTTCCCCCTTCATATGAGGCCACATGTAGCAGTCGTGCCAATCTAGATCAGAGGTTCATAATATAACCTGCGGAAAACCTTTTTGAGACGGAAGGAAATTCTGCACGGTCTCCTATTTTTGGTCGAGCAATGTTGCGATATGATCTGTTTTCAGGAACTGCCAATCAGCAGCAGATACGAATGGAGCGATGGATTCGGATCCTACTGCGGAACTCTACATGTCTGGTTTCGGATCCACGTCGCACTAGACTTGAATTTGAAGGGCAAGTTTGAGATGAATATTTCCCTATTGACACTGTATTCTCTGCAGATTTCCCACGAACTTGAATCGTTCAGACAATTGCCATTGGTAAAAAACAAGTTTCAGGGCATTGTAGTGCACATACTTTTGCGGAGTATGATCATGGTCAGTGTAGTAGTGTCTCCGAAATCGCCCATACATAGCATCCAGATTCGCAGTAGTGGAGTTGTGGTGCGTGCCACCCACCACACGTCATCAAGATACAGTAAGTGCCTGTTTGATatgtaggatttttttttttttgcgaaataggAAATTTGCAGAAGTAGGAAATACGCAGGATTACAACGTTATGTTGAATTCTATAGGATTTTTGGAATATGTAGGAATTTTTTCAAGTAGCGTTTGTTTCACTGGAAAATCAAAGGAATTGTAACATGAGGTTTGAGTGGATGAAAATTTTCCTCCACAATATAGTTGCAATGCAAACCTGTAGGAAAAATTGCTATGCATTCTTAAGTCTCGTTTGATTCGTAGGATTTTCAAAATGTAGGAAAAGGAAAAATTGCAGGATTGAAGTGCCATGTCCACTTGAATCCTATAGGCTTAGAAAACTACAAGATTTTTGATCAAGTAGTGTTTGATTGCACAGAAAAACTAAAGAAATTGCAAAAAGAGGTAGGCCTGGATGAAATTTTTACTCCAAACTAGAGTGTAAAAGAATACTTTGAAGGAATTCTAAAAAAAATCCTTTAAATCAAACGACTTTAGACCATCTCGTGACGGGGTGCGTCCTTTCCCGTgaggtatgtgtaacttgcatgCATTGACGCGGCAAACTGCACTGGATACCGCAACTGGACACCAATTTCGAGAGGCGATAGTTGTGGTGGTTAAGTAGATGTCCGATGATCCTGAGCTTTGACACACTGGAGAATTGTTTGAGGCGTGCTAGCATCACTGGCCAAGTGCAGATTCCTCCAGTAGTAGCACGTGTGTTGCTACCTTTTACGGCGGCGTGTGTTTATGCTTCTAGTGTATGTGCCATATCACGATGAATACTGGGCTCTTGGTTATTTTTCTATGCAAACGATATGTCTTTCCATGATCCATCTTTTAAAAAATAATTTAATTATAGTGAACAGTCCACATTTAAATTTGCTAGTTCTATCATCTTTTTGTGTAGACTGTAATATTAATAATTTTACGCTAAGAATTTGCTGTAAGATACATTTTCAACTAAAGTTAATTTATTTCAAAATACTTTTTAACTTATAAATATGATTTTGAAATAAAGAACCTACACATAGCTCGGCttccatttaacaaactctataaTATGTCTGCCCTATTTGTCACTTTGCCAAAAATTGACGGATCCATTTAACATATGTTCGGAAAAACAAGTAAGACAAGCCATCAGGGTCTGGGGATCCTTCCGCATAAGAGCCAAAGACAGCCTCTCTgacttcattttttttaaaattcttcTCTAATTCTATATTTTGTTGAAGAGAGACTTTTTCCTCATGGGAGAAGAAATCCTCCCTTAGTCTAATATTTGTCCTATCTTATTTCTTAAAGAGATCTTTGTACTAGTTTGTTGCAACTTTGAGCATATCCTTTTGTTCAGTTACAGGACCATCATGGCCCTCTAACAAATTAATccctttcttcctccttctctgatTTGCAACAACATGAAAATAAGCAGTATTCCTATCTTCCTCTAGGATCTGTCTATCTCTAGACCTATGTCTAGCTTTTGCTTCTTCTATTATCCAATAGGAATTTAGCTCCTTGAGGATGTCATCTAATTTATTTCTACTCACCTCATCCAAAGGCTGAGATTCTTACGTGATGTCTCTAGAATCATATTCCTCCATgagttcttttttttgtttcctaATATCCGAATCTAAATTTGCATTCCACCCTCTAGCTAACTTCCTAAAGTACTTAGTTTTATCATGCcaactatatggtaggtttatttCCTCTAGGCAAGGCCCAAGCCTTAGCAACTAAGTTACTAAACTCAGGTCTAGTAAGccaccatttttcaaatttaaaactacTCCATTTTAGAAGTTTACCCACACCAGATTCCCATGTGATAGGTGTATGATTAAAGTCCTAACATGTGCTAGAGGAAATTTCTCATCAAACTCAGTAGTGCAAAAAAATTCTATGAATTCTACTCATAATCAAATTCTTCTGGCTATTGGCCCAAGTAAAGGCCATTCTAGTGAGACCAATTTCTACTAGAGCCCATAATTAAATCCAAGCATTTAATTTGTCAGCCCATCTATGGTCTATAATACCATTATTCTTATCTAACTGAGATCTAACCAAATTAAAATCACCACCAATGATAGCAGACCCTTCCCAATGAAGGAAAAGTTCATGTAATTCTGAGATGAATTCATCTTTCTTCTCCTCGTAAGGAGAGCCATATACAGTGGTGATCCTAACCCCTAGATCTGCTATTTTATTTCTAGCTACAACACTAACAGAGAAATTCTTAATTTACCAAGCTAAAACATCAAACAAATCAAGGTTAATACCTACAAAAAATTCCACCTACAGAACCAACAGAAGGAAGGTGATTCCAGGCAAATTTTTTGTTCCCTAACACACGCTTCAAATATGTATTACTAAACTTCTGCTTTTTTGTCTCTTGAAAACCAATGTAATCTAATTGTAAAGGAACAATATTATCATCTATGTACTTTTGTCTACCCAGAGCCTGAATGCCCCTACCATTTCAAAAGCCATACTTCATCTAGACATCTTCCTGGGGTGCTTGCCTCGTTTTTTTCTAGTCACATAAACCCACACATTTTCTTCCCTATCATCAAACTCTTGATCTATATTATACTGATCAGGAGTTCTAGGACATTCACCATTGGAGTCTACTATAGTTTCTAAAGTATCCCCCTGATCTAACACTAGACTAGCAACTACTAGGAAACTATAATCAGAACTAGAAGAATCCACAATGGTAAAATCCTTAGTAGGATCAGCTAAATCATCAACATCTATAATTTTTTCATGGATATGCACACCAAAATTTTCAGCCATATCACTAAATTCATCTACTTGCAACACATGGAAAGGATTTGATCTAATTATACCTGAAATTTTGGTAGCAACACCCGAGTATTCTTCATCTCCTTTAACTTTATAGCTTTGTCCATCATATTCTTTGACCTATCAATCCTCCCACTTTGTCTCACTGGTTGCACATGCCCCCATTCCAGCTTCTGTTTCTTTCCCAGTCCTTGTGATTCTCCTCTCAGCAGACCTTCAAAAGCTGGCATGATATCTTCTGGCAATTGCAAGTGTTCTTCATCAGCAGCTTCTTCCATTGGATCCAAAGCCAACACCACCACATGCACTTCCACCATCCTTCCCTGCATTTGAAGCATCTCTTTGTGTCCCAGATCCACTAGCTACCTAAGCAGTGAAGGGCAACTGGAAGAGCTTGCCATGAAAATCGACAACCTACCAGCAAGGATTTTAGTAGTATATGTGCAGAAGATTTCCATTCTAACTACCTCAACACAATTCCTGAAAACACTCTGCCGATCCACCTTCTTCAGTAGGCCACAGACTGACACAACTTGGTTAATTATGTTCCGTTCACACCAAGGTGGGAGCAAACCCCTAATTTGAACCCAAGTTTCCACCAGTGTCTCCACAGGTTCAAAATCATCAAGCCATTTAACTACAGACACAGTGACTCCCTCCTTAGCTAGTCCCAAATCTCTAAAGCTAgaattagcaataagttagacaacgagtcgttcttctgaagctttatttgaagttttacctcactgtaaagtaggaggctgtgttgatcttctgtaaacagttcatGTATCCTtcaatagacatgccttggactcgcatatgtttctgttgtaccactcagatagatgtaatatgagtggaacaatgtttcacttgtgttatgtcaatgacttgcGTACtataccatgcagtggtatgctgggtcaccacaggtaGCCAATCACCTGCTCAACTGGGATATGAGGAGGAAATTTTACCAGGTAATTAAGACCAATCTCCTAGTTCCCTAATCTGCCAGGACCAATCTTCTCTGCTGATCTCTCCATCCTCGATTTGTCTACATCCCAAACTGATGTAGAGGGTAAGGAGGATAAGGAGCTTTAAATCAAGGCGGAGGCACTGCACCAGGCATAAAGCCATAGGGGCTTGCGGAGGAAAAGGGAAATCAAAAGTGAATTACGGAGTAGCTAATTTTGCCTCCAATGTTTATCGAACGTTGGTGGGGTCTTCTTCCCAAAGCAGTGTGAGGTGAGAGGAAAATGGAGACCCTAGCCTAGTGGGGGTATGAAAACGGTACTAGGGCCGTGCACGGAAACGTCCGGACGGCCTCACTGTCCCTGCTCGCGTCACCCCGATCCATACAAAATCCTTCCAAGCATCGACagcgcaaccaccaccaccaccatgctctCCCGCCGATGACGCCGCCCCAGCCCCCGCCGCTCCTCCTGCTCACCCACCacctcaccaccgccaccgccgccgtctccgtgctcatcctcgacctcctccaccccgACCCCACCTCCCACGCCCGCAACCGCAAGCGCAaccgcagcgacgaccccgacgatcccgacgacccCGTCCTCGacgtccctcctcctcctcctctcgcgccgccgctgccgccgacgaGCCCGGACCACTACCCGCTGGCCTTCCGCGTCTCCGCGCCCACCTTCCACTACCTCTCAGGCCTGCTCGACCCGCTCCTCTCCCACCCCTCCCTCCAGCCCGCGACCCTCCTCGCGCTCGCCCTCGCGCGCCTCGCCTCCGGCCTGCCCTACCCCGCGCTCGCCGCCCGCTTCCGCGTGCCGCCCTCCGCGCCGcgggccgcctcccgccgcctccgccgcgtcctcctcgccAATTTCCGCTTCTGGCTCGCCTTCcccaccgcccccaccaccaccaccccctccTGCCGCGGCGCGCTCGCCTGCGCGCGGTTCGCCGGCCCATCCGGCCCCCTCGCGGCGCAGCTCGTGGCCGGCGCCTCCTCCCGCATCCTCTCCCTCGCCGCGGGCTTCCGCGGCGACCGCGCCGATCTCGAGGTCCTCAAGCTGTCCTCTCTCTACCACGAGGTCGAGCAGGGGAGGCTGCTCGACCCCGCGCAGTACCTGGTCGCGGATGGAACCGGGTACCCGCTCCTCCCCTGGCTCATGGTGCCGTTCCAGGGACCAATGGCGCCCGGCTCCCCCGAGGCGGAGTTCAACGCCGCGCACAAGGCAATGTGCCGCCCGGCGAGGCGCGCCGTAAGGAGCCTGATGGGGTGGGGGGCCGTCGCAAGGCTCCACGAGGAGGAGAGTCCGCGGGCCGCCGTCACGTGCATTGGGACCTGCGCCATGCTTCACAATGTGCTGCTGGCCAGGGAGGATTACTCTGCATTGGCGCCTGAGGAGGAGGGGGATGAAGCCGACATTTCTTCTGGGGCAATGCAGAGCCGGGGAGATGGCGCCGCAGTGGTTGATGAGCGGGCGGTGGCGCTACGGAGTGCATTGGCGGCGACGGTGAGCGACTGGCGGACGCATGCCTAGCGCACTGGTGATTGTCTAACAGTCCCTGTCATTGTTCATTCTTTTGGATCATATTGTTTGTGTAGTGGTGAGTTGTTCTGTTACATTCGGTTCTTTAGTCTGTTGGCTGCTCAATAAATCAAGTAATAAAGTTAACTATCGATTCATCCAACCTATTGTTCAGGTTATTTTTTGGTTGCCATTGATCTAGCTCATTTTGATCAATGATTTTTCCTTCAAATAACTAGAAGTAGATATATAGACCAAAGCATCCAAACAGATTACAGATAGACAAAATGAAATATTACTTGCTAGCTTAGCGCTCCATCTCTTAAACTAGGTGTTCATGCAAATCCATAGAATCACTACATTTGATAGGGGTAAGGCTTGTAGCAACTTTTCTATGCAACATCACAGAATATTGTTCTTATACATTACAGCTTCAGCTAGATGTAGGAATATCAACCACAATACATAACATTATTCCACTAGTGAGAGCAGAGTTTCGACCACATGGCGCATGCTTGGCCTTCTGCTCCTCTCCTCTTCCACACATGCTACTGATATCTTAAGCAGCATGATTGCTTCTGAATGGTTGAATTCTCCATCCAGTCTGTAGTCAACAAACTCCAGAAGCCATGCCCGATCTTTGCCTGCCAGTTCCTCTTTAAGAATTTCAGTAGAGTATCTAACAGCCATTTccacctcctcctcgccct contains the following coding sequences:
- the LOC124705698 gene encoding protein ALP1-like, producing MQWAVHGNVRTASLSLLASPRSIQNPSKHRQRNHHHHHALPPMTPPQPPPLLLLTHHLTTATAAVSVLILDLLHPDPTSHARNRKRNRSDDPDDPDDPVLDVPPPPPLAPPLPPTSPDHYPLAFRVSAPTFHYLSGLLDPLLSHPSLQPATLLALALARLASGLPYPALAARFRVPPSAPRAASRRLRRVLLANFRFWLAFPTAPTTTTPSCRGALACARFAGPSGPLAAQLVAGASSRILSLAAGFRGDRADLEVLKLSSLYHEVEQGRLLDPAQYLVADGTGYPLLPWLMVPFQGPMAPGSPEAEFNAAHKAMCRPARRAVRSLMGWGAVARLHEEESPRAAVTCIGTCAMLHNVLLAREDYSALAPEEEGDEADISSGAMQSRGDGAAVVDERAVALRSALAATVSDWRTHA